The sequence TTTGATTCTTCTGGTATAACTGGAGATGTAGCTGTCCCTACTGTTGGCACCTCTACATTGTTGagtttctataattttaaacaaaataatatttatgatatattaaagaaatgaatatttcttaaaagatttatgatattacaattttttttttaattttaatattaaaatttcataaaacttaatatttaatctgtctTAAATGGTTAGTTTTATTAGACTAGACTAACCTCTTTACTTAAAGATCTCATCATTAATCCAGGTCTTcctttttgataataaatacagAAGGATTTATACAGTGAAGCAACTTGTACAAAAGTAAGCTTATTCAAGTACAACATTATCCTACGTAGGTAGAAACctataagcaaaatattttgttatacattCATAtactgtacataatatttatttaatgaatgccAGTTTctaagtaataataacataccCAAAACACTGCACCTTGTTATGACACAAGGAACTGTTTCACTTTGTTCAATCATTAACTTATCGATGGTTGAAGTTACACAATCCATAAGAGCATTTACtccattaacatatatattttgaagcCGTACACAAAAATTTTGAAGATGTACACTTAACAGATTGTATCTTCCGTCAGTTAGAAGTGCTTCCAACTCTTTAAACTCCATATCAggacactaaaaatatttttaattacaatatgtttggctttctataaaattatttgagctTAGAAAGTTATTTTACCTGAATTAATTTAAGTGCAAGAATGCAAAAATCTTTTCGATATTTAGGCGCCATGGTGCAGTCAATCATATCTTTTgctaaaaacatattatgtaaagtaaTAAAGTAAGTTATCTCAAGAAGAtacataaatttgtaataatacataCCTTCCATTTTTAATAATCCATATTCTCTAATAAAAGCCACAACAGCTATTTTGTGAGGTGTTATATTGTCAACATTacctttaatgtttattaattttataaaatcaatgttttcgTTTCCTAAATCCATTATATAAAGtgaatattattctaatattacagattttttgTTGTCTTTCAATCAGTTGAAAGAATCAAATTATGGATTGAACTAGAAATTTTAACGttacattcaaatttatatgtgattgaattaaaatttcactcaaataccattatatatttttataaaacatttattaattaattttaattcagtaaACCACTTCTAGCCGAGTCAATTCAAATATTTCCCACAATATTGTCAAAGTGACATgagtgtcataaaaaaatattgttatcacagattaattatgtaacatgtttattatttgtgtatttaatgtAGATAACTACCATGAATATCTAAAATTCAAACACTTGCAGCAGAAATATTCAATTCTTTGCATAcgaaaaataaacgaatttacATGTAAAAACAACTTTCGACTAGCTGTCACCCATATTTGTACACTAAAGACCTATTAAATGATGTATCATGActaggtatataattataaaaaatattatgccaGGACCCTTCTAaatcttataacaaaaaataaatttatttaattctaccaGTTTTCGCCATAAGAAAccaaatatttctttacttaCAATTTGTAAACATCTGTTGAAAATAACCTAAATTCATCTAGGTTCTATCATCTATGTCAAGCAAGTGTAAACTTTAAACGAGTTAATGTGAAATGGGAAATATGGCCTCTGTATtcagatttttgtttttaaaataacatggcCTTTTGATCTTGTGTTCAAAAGCTTAGTaatcaaaaatgatattttttttactattataatttgtttttattaggcTTACGTTGACTTCTATACAATGGAAAGacttttcattttgtatattaatgcaTTGTTTCAGTTGTTTATGTTAGTTAAAGGCTCAAGTGTGACGGTTTACCAAGGTGATAGCTTACCGCAACATGGACGATGTGAACCCATAACAATACAATTTTGCCAACAGTTAAGATATAATCAAACAATTTTTCCGAACTTGCTTAACCACGCCAAACAAGAAGATGCTGGCCTTGATGTCCATCAATATACACCGCTTGTTAAAGTTAACTGTTCACCAGatctaaaattctttttatgTTCGGTGTATGCTCCTGTTTGTACTATTTTGAATGAGCCAATACCACCTTGTCGTCATTTATGTGAATCGGCTAGACATAACTGTGAAGAACTGTTAAACAATTTTGGCTTGAAGTGGCCAAAGGATTTGGATTGTTTAAGGTGGCCAGTCGTAACCGACGAAAATGTTGTTTGTGTTGGAGATAATAATGTTACTCATGAATCAAGGAAGCCTTCTGTGACTAAGCTTCCTAAGGTTGACTACAAGAATAATTATGAAAGGGATCCCACAAAATTGCATGGAGCCAAAAACATTGGTTTTGTATGCCCCGTGCAATTTAAAATACCGGAAAGTTTAGATTTAGAATATTCTCTGAAAGTTGGGGAAAAAACTGAATATAATTGTGGAGCACCCTGCAATGGAATGTTTTTCAGTGAGGATGAAAAAACATTCGCCAGATTGTGGATTGGTATTTGGGCTACACTGTGTGCAATAAGTTGCTTATTTACTGTTATGACCTTTTTGATAGATACAGACCGATTTCGCTATCCAGAAAGGCCAATAATTTTCTTATCTGTTTGCTATCTAATGGTTGCTGCTGCATATGTAATGGGCTGGAGTGCTAAAGACAGTGTTTGTTGTCAAGGTCCATTTCCTTCAACCATTAGTGGTACAAGATTACCCAATATCTCAGTTATCACTCAAGGAACTAAACATGAACCATGCACAATTCTATTCATGGTAGTGTATTTCTTTAGTATGGCTTCGAGTATCTGGTGGGTAATATTAACCCTTACATGGTTTCTGGCTGCGGGTCTCAAATGGGGCCACGAAGCTATTGAAGCAAACTCTCAATATTTTCATTTGGCTGCTTGGGCAGTTCCGGCCatcaaaacaatttcaattttagCTATGGGTAAAGTTGATGGTAAGTGCTATTGTGTCATTGTAattgaaaagttaaaaaaaacatttatttttttaatataattttaattatttgtttgcaGGTGATATTTTGTCAGGAGTGTGCTACGTGGGACTGTGGGATGCTGAAGCTCTTCGAGGATTTGTGTTAGCACCATTATGTGCATATTTAGTTTTGGGcactatatttttgtttgctGGCTTTGTTTCACTGTTCCGGATAAGGACAGTTATGAAACATGATGGAACTAAAACTGATAAACTAGAAAAGTTAATGATACGAATTGGTATTTTTGGAGTACTATATACAGTTCCAGCTCTTATAGTAAtagcttgtttattttatgaacaagCTCATTTTGATAGTTGGATGGGAACTTGGCATCGCGATATGTGCTCTACTCCACTGTACTCCATACCATGTCCATTTACACATCAAGAAACTGAAAGGCctaaatttgaaatgtttatgaTCAAATATCTTATGACAATGATAGTTGGAATCACATCTAGTTTTTGGATTTGGTCAGGGAAGACATTAGTGTCTTGGCACCAGTTTTTCGATAGAATAAAAGGCAGAAGAACTGAAGCATATGTatgataaataatgattttaaattagttataaagaaagatttaaaactttttaatttcaaatgtgaCTACAATTATcatgacataacattttaaaatttcagacaaaaaatatttaaaaagtatattaatttacatattgtcAAAGAATGAAACTGATCCAATTTAGCTTCTCTCAATTTTCTAGTAATAAAAGAAATCTCAAGATTATCAATAAGGCTGatagtgtaaatatattcatgaaCTCATAGTTGTATAaacgcttttttttattttttcgttttataaatcttagtacataataattattaacaccaGTTTTATAAATCTACATCTATGCATTTAAacatatgttacaaaaaaatatttatgagcgtatgaatattatgtatttgtatgtaaaattctATATTTCTTACATATCTTTTAATTGTCAATCAATTTGGTAATCATGTGTTCAAGTTTTGAAgtggtattattataaaaatgattttattcacattaattatacaaaactgaggttgagttttataaaaaaacttttttaaaataaagaaagttaAAAAGCACAAACTCtgataagtaattttatgaaactaatCAAGCTTAAGCCATATTGTGTTATAACTTTAATGATATAAGTACTTaaatctcaaatttaataataaggcTGATCATGTATATACACCGAAATGAACTCTtagatttatcaaaataattgtaagtagCACTATGCCTCATCGATGTAAGTGTttaataaacagtattttttatagattgtcttggactttttttataaaaaaaaatatatatgaaataaagtgAGATCacagacaaattaaaaaatttgagATATCATGAGTCTTGTTTGGAACAAAATTCTTTTCAATGTCTTCCATCAAACTTTCCATATTGTTTccgtacttttaataaattaaaaatcaatgtaaCTTTAGTAACAGTAATATATCTTTGTAACAGGAGTGAAGTTAACAGAAAAGAGAATAATTAAGCTTGCGCGTTTACCTAAACTTCAATTTAGAATTCTAATAAAGTTGGAAATATCCAtgataataatcataaactagtgtaatcatttttaatcaaaattgcaTTGCAAATCAGAGATAATTGACACAATCAGTGGACTGAGATAAGAAAACTTATCTCAACAcctcttaattaaaatagtttacaagAGAATTTGTTgtgaaaaaaatttttaaaaaactttcacAAAATAGAATTATCCtattaagtgtaaaaaaatGACCATTTTCCTTTTATGCTATGTAAATGCATACTAATAATGACTAAGCAAAAtgcaattgtattttaaaaatatttatataactatttagtacacatataatatgtttttgtttgttcctttttttttaataggttttacattaaatttgtattctCTATAAGTGGGGTTAGGTTAGACtactgtaataaaacaaaaaaattgaaatacttaaaatttattataaagaacaaaataatttattcaaatttaaatctagATACTTTCATGTATAATAAAAGCACTTCTCATAACATATTCTTTCACTCTCTTAtcatagaattataattaattatttattaagtatataatatcaacACAGCTTATTTAAGCTCTTGTGTATTTACCCCAAATATGCAACATAAATACGGATGCAATGAACAACAAAGACATAACCAATACTGGAACTGGACccctgaaaataaaattgtttgttaatcCTTAGTGTCtatttacaaatcaattataataaagttattatcgTCACCGTCATCTTGTTACTTACACTTTGACGCCAGGAGAATCATCTGTATAGAAACGCCACATTCCACCTGATCCAGCGCCAGTGGTACGATTTCTGGCCGCTGTAGTGGTAGTAGTTGACTTACGTTGTCTGACGGTACCACCACTAGAAGATCGAGGAGCTGCACTTGCCTTGCTCGGAGAACGACTTCCTGATCCCACCGATGTAGAACTTGGTGCGGCTggctgaaattaaatatttcagtatgagaataatattttcatatttttttctaattaagcTTAACTCATTTTTTGtaccatttttatgtttaaatgaacTAAATGATAAACCCTTTCACAATACTAGGATTCTAGTCTTATAAAGACAACAGCACAATGTATAAGACAGCccttatagaaattataaatgcCACTAAGTTCGAGTTGGCGATCAACTCTGCAACGCGTTTAAATGAAGTTGACACGTCGACGTCGTGTGGTAGTGTTGCCAAATGAATATCGCAAAAagcttaaaaaagttttaagaaaattaatatacttatattatgtatgatgACCCATTTTGAGGTGAAAACACTTTCAGCTAACTACTTACAAACTTTagattactatttaaatagattatatgaTTCCGCTTTTCGTTACTCGAAAATtacattctataaaatatatatttaataatatcaatttactaAGAACAGTATACACATAtcatcaaaaaaaattataataaattgtcattataatattgTCCATTGTAATCAATGTAGGTATACTATGAATAAGATTGTTTTCGTAGCctttaatacagattaaaacataaatattaaatataaataactcctCAGTTCACGTAGTACATGCAGAACTTTTAGATAAGTGTTTTTTgtttgcttaaatttattttgtgttgtttTAAAGTCAGTATGAATACGATGATAGAACTCTTACACTACACTGAATTATtgcctttttttatattcttctactatattttttctctattacattttaaaattttgatatattagattaaaaatttctctatatatatagtaacattttagttttggTAGCTGACATAAGCAGCTTTGACAAGTGACACATGATCATGACTTATCGTGAAAAGCAGTGCGGCGACAGTTTCTAAGAAATGGTCGAAAACATTGCAAAGCAACGTAATCTTAACCTTATTACGtacgtaataaagtttaaatttagttgaAGAACGGAATCGAGAAACTTATGAATCCTTAGCCAACACACAGATATAAATCATTCGGAATGTTGGTAGTTTGTTACAGAGAACAGCCATATTTGTTTTCGACATTTCGAATTTAACAACGTATTTGTGAAGTTCGGTGtatcttgaaaattttattttcattgataataacTGTGTTATTTGATtactaattgtattgtaatggaGAATATACGACATTACAGTTATAGGAAGTGTGCGATTTGTGGTGTGCGAAAGTTACCCAAGTCTAACACGCTCCTTTCAAGTTTTCCTTTAGACCCAGATCAGTAAGTtaaataccatatttattatgtcttcacattattaaatttatcaaatcatctaacattttaatttttacaattttacaagttTACAACAGAAAAACTTAATTATCTGGTCGTATATTTGAATCGAACCGACTTATGAAAAGTAAACTTAGAAGCATGCTACCCTTACTTTAACGTATAAATGCTGCTTTCAGATGCCGATTATGGGTGAAAGCAACTGgtgatgaaattttaattcatttgccGATTGAGAAGTTGCATGAGCTAAAGTATATATGTGGTTCTCATTTTGTGCCTGAGTTTTTCAATACCAAAGGAAATCGTTTACTTAAAACTGCTGTGCCAACTGAGAAGCTTACTAGACCACCTTTATGTGATGATACTTTGAATGAGTTTCCTTTACATGTT comes from Vanessa atalanta chromosome 3, ilVanAtal1.2, whole genome shotgun sequence and encodes:
- the LOC125077378 gene encoding frizzled-7, which translates into the protein MERLFILYINALFQLFMLVKGSSVTVYQGDSLPQHGRCEPITIQFCQQLRYNQTIFPNLLNHAKQEDAGLDVHQYTPLVKVNCSPDLKFFLCSVYAPVCTILNEPIPPCRHLCESARHNCEELLNNFGLKWPKDLDCLRWPVVTDENVVCVGDNNVTHESRKPSVTKLPKVDYKNNYERDPTKLHGAKNIGFVCPVQFKIPESLDLEYSLKVGEKTEYNCGAPCNGMFFSEDEKTFARLWIGIWATLCAISCLFTVMTFLIDTDRFRYPERPIIFLSVCYLMVAAAYVMGWSAKDSVCCQGPFPSTISGTRLPNISVITQGTKHEPCTILFMVVYFFSMASSIWWVILTLTWFLAAGLKWGHEAIEANSQYFHLAAWAVPAIKTISILAMGKVDGDILSGVCYVGLWDAEALRGFVLAPLCAYLVLGTIFLFAGFVSLFRIRTVMKHDGTKTDKLEKLMIRIGIFGVLYTVPALIVIACLFYEQAHFDSWMGTWHRDMCSTPLYSIPCPFTHQETERPKFEMFMIKYLMTMIVGITSSFWIWSGKTLVSWHQFFDRIKGRRTEAYV
- the LOC125077125 gene encoding protein transport protein Sec61 subunit beta, with protein sequence MPAAPSSTSVGSGSRSPSKASAAPRSSSGGTVRQRKSTTTTTAARNRTTGAGSGGMWRFYTDDSPGVKVGPVPVLVMSLLFIASVFMLHIWGKYTRA